In one window of Gudongella oleilytica DNA:
- the thrC gene encoding threonine synthase, with protein sequence MRYYSTRNKDIYVSASQAILKGISDDGGLFVPEAFPQLPPLEELMGKNYRELAFGILKLYLDDYSEEEILQAVEGAYDHKFEDKDIVPIRKAGGAFFLELFKGPTLAFKDMALTVLPYLLKTAAIKQGESKEVVILTATSGDTGKAALEGFKDVPGTRVVVFYPENGVSKIQRLQMVTQRGANTYVAAVKGNFDDAQNGVKEIFNDKVFNEELKEKGFVLSSANSINIGRLLPQIVYYVYGYLSLAEQGEIKLGEKINIAVPTGNFGNILAAYYAMRMGLPVNKLLCASNDNRVLTDFFESNIYDRRRKLILTSSPSMDILISSNLERYLFHMSGGNAVEIKDKMRLLQDRGHYQWTKDSLGPVVPGMAGEQHISSAIEKLWSGDGYLMDPHTAIAYSVWERYLKDSGDNVPALIASTASPFKFSGKVLASIGEDEYKDEFEGMKRLGDLMGIPVPERMSELEKLPIRHSKVCEKSRMRDAVKSFLEGSKTNG encoded by the coding sequence ATGAGATACTACAGTACAAGAAACAAGGATATATATGTATCGGCCAGTCAGGCGATCCTAAAGGGTATATCTGATGATGGTGGCTTGTTCGTCCCTGAAGCCTTCCCGCAATTGCCACCTCTTGAGGAGCTAATGGGGAAAAACTACAGAGAGCTTGCGTTTGGGATATTAAAGTTGTATCTTGACGACTACTCTGAGGAGGAGATCCTTCAAGCTGTGGAGGGAGCCTACGACCATAAGTTCGAGGATAAAGACATTGTGCCCATTAGAAAAGCAGGTGGAGCTTTTTTTCTCGAGCTGTTCAAGGGGCCGACTCTTGCCTTTAAGGACATGGCTCTTACGGTCCTGCCATATCTTCTGAAGACAGCAGCTATTAAACAAGGCGAGAGCAAGGAAGTAGTAATATTGACGGCTACCTCGGGAGATACCGGAAAGGCTGCTCTTGAGGGGTTCAAAGATGTGCCCGGAACAAGGGTCGTTGTATTCTACCCTGAAAACGGAGTCAGCAAGATCCAAAGGCTTCAGATGGTAACGCAAAGAGGCGCCAACACCTATGTGGCGGCAGTGAAGGGAAACTTTGACGATGCCCAGAATGGAGTAAAGGAAATATTCAATGACAAGGTATTCAACGAGGAGCTGAAGGAAAAGGGATTTGTTCTCTCCTCAGCAAATTCAATAAATATTGGAAGACTCCTTCCGCAGATAGTCTACTATGTGTACGGCTATCTAAGCTTGGCAGAGCAAGGAGAAATAAAGCTTGGAGAGAAGATAAATATTGCGGTTCCTACAGGAAACTTCGGAAATATCCTGGCTGCATACTATGCCATGAGGATGGGACTACCTGTAAACAAGCTTCTTTGTGCATCTAATGACAACCGAGTTCTCACGGATTTTTTTGAAAGCAACATTTATGACAGGAGAAGAAAGCTTATCCTTACATCCTCACCATCCATGGATATCCTTATATCCAGTAACCTTGAGAGGTATCTTTTCCATATGTCCGGGGGAAATGCGGTGGAAATTAAAGATAAAATGAGGCTTCTTCAAGACAGAGGTCACTATCAGTGGACTAAGGATAGCCTTGGACCGGTAGTTCCTGGAATGGCAGGAGAACAGCATATATCCTCTGCTATAGAAAAATTATGGTCAGGTGATGGCTACCTTATGGATCCCCATACTGCCATAGCCTACAGTGTATGGGAAAGGTATCTTAAGGATTCAGGGGATAATGTACCCGCTTTGATAGCCTCGACAGCAAGTCCGTTTAAGTTCTCCGGTAAGGTACTCGCTTCAATTGGTGAGGATGAGTACAAAGATGAGTTCGAAGGGATGAAAAGGCTTGGAGATCTAATGGGAATTCCTGTTCCTGAGAGAATGAGTGAGCTTGAAAAGCTTCCGATCCGCCATAGTAAAGTATGCGAAAAATCCCGTATGAGAGATGCTGTGAAAAGTTTTTTGGAAGGGAGCAAAACCAATGGTTAG